In Streptomyces sp. NBC_00704, a genomic segment contains:
- the kynU gene encoding kynureninase, with the protein MSDLALVAQQHDADDPLAGRRALFVLDDGVYLDGNSLGALARSVPGRVEDVVRRQWGALKIRSWDESGWWTAPERIGDRIAPLVGAAAGQIVVGDSTSVNVFKALVGAVRLVDDARDEILVDATTFPTDGYIAASAARLTGRTLRPVRPDEVPAALSGRTAAVLLNHVDYRTGRLHDLPSLTAAVHAAGAIAVWDLCHSAGALPVGLDEHGVDLAVGCTYKYLNGGPGSPAYLYVRDEIQDRFDSPLPGWNSHAEPFGMREAYEPAAGAARGRVGTPDILSMLALEAALEVWDGVSIDAVRTKSLALTDFFLECVREYVPEGRVESLTPVRHEERGSQVALRCSPDAGDVMKRLIGRGVVGDFRQPDVLRFGFTPLYVGFADVERAARVLAEELR; encoded by the coding sequence ATGTCTGACCTGGCCCTTGTCGCGCAGCAGCATGACGCCGACGATCCGCTCGCCGGCCGCCGCGCCCTGTTCGTCCTCGACGACGGCGTCTACCTCGACGGCAACTCGCTGGGCGCGCTCGCGCGTTCCGTCCCCGGCCGGGTCGAGGACGTCGTGCGCCGCCAGTGGGGTGCGCTGAAGATACGTTCCTGGGACGAGAGCGGCTGGTGGACGGCGCCCGAGCGGATCGGCGACCGGATCGCCCCGCTGGTGGGCGCGGCCGCCGGACAGATCGTGGTCGGCGACTCGACGAGCGTCAACGTCTTCAAGGCGCTGGTGGGCGCGGTCCGCCTGGTGGACGACGCCCGCGACGAGATCCTCGTCGACGCGACGACGTTCCCCACGGACGGCTACATCGCCGCGTCGGCGGCCCGGCTGACCGGCCGCACGCTGCGCCCGGTGCGACCGGACGAGGTGCCGGCGGCGCTGTCCGGGCGCACGGCCGCCGTGCTCCTCAACCACGTCGACTACCGGACCGGCCGGCTGCACGACCTGCCGTCGCTGACCGCAGCCGTGCACGCGGCCGGCGCGATCGCCGTCTGGGACCTCTGCCACAGCGCGGGCGCGCTGCCGGTGGGCCTCGACGAGCACGGCGTGGACCTGGCGGTCGGCTGCACCTACAAGTACCTGAACGGCGGCCCCGGTTCACCGGCCTACCTGTACGTGCGCGATGAAATTCAGGACCGTTTCGACTCACCGCTGCCCGGCTGGAACTCGCACGCCGAGCCCTTCGGCATGCGGGAGGCCTACGAGCCGGCGGCAGGCGCCGCGCGCGGCCGCGTCGGCACCCCGGACATCCTGTCGATGCTCGCCCTGGAGGCGGCGCTGGAGGTCTGGGACGGGGTGTCGATCGACGCGGTGCGCACCAAGTCGCTGGCCCTGACGGACTTCTTCCTGGAGTGCGTGCGGGAGTACGTCCCCGAGGGGCGCGTCGAGTCGCTGACCCCGGTGCGTCACGAGGAGCGGGGCAGCCAGGTGGCGCTGCGCTGCTCGCCCGACGCCGGTGACGTCATGAAGCGGCTGATCGGGCGCGGTGTCGTCGGCGACTTCCGGCAGCCGGACGTGCTCCGGTTCGGCTTCACCCCCCTGTACGTCGGGTTCGCCGACGTGGAGCGGGCGGCGCGGGTGCTGGCGGAGGAACTGCGCTGA
- a CDS encoding alpha/beta hydrolase has product MPDDVVAARAVAEEESAFAHPPVDPDVTLTYGDHPDQVIDFYVPRIQAGPGGSVPLVVVLHGGAWRAPYDRRHVTPFADFLARRGFAVASVEYRRGAADTAPAPAPAPEGTSPVAGRWPDTFDDVAAALDALPDLVREAVPQADARRTVLTGHSAGGHLALWAAARHVLPADAPWRTARPVPLRGVVALAPIADFEIAGKLDVCGGAARQLLGGDERFGERRPYADPALLLPTGIATTLVQGRDDLVVPEAVAEAYADAAAKAGEVVGVTLLADVGHFPLIDPSADACAVVAEEIAQLAW; this is encoded by the coding sequence ATGCCGGACGACGTTGTCGCAGCCCGGGCCGTCGCCGAGGAGGAGTCGGCGTTCGCGCACCCGCCCGTCGACCCCGACGTCACCCTGACGTACGGCGACCACCCCGACCAGGTGATCGACTTCTACGTCCCCCGGATCCAGGCGGGTCCGGGCGGTTCCGTCCCGCTCGTCGTCGTGCTGCACGGCGGGGCCTGGCGGGCGCCCTACGACCGGCGGCACGTCACGCCGTTCGCCGACTTCCTGGCCCGGCGCGGGTTCGCGGTGGCCAGCGTGGAGTACCGGCGCGGCGCCGCCGACACGGCTCCGGCCCCCGCACCGGCCCCGGAGGGGACATCCCCGGTCGCGGGCCGCTGGCCCGACACCTTCGACGACGTCGCCGCCGCCCTCGACGCCCTGCCGGACCTCGTCCGCGAGGCCGTGCCGCAGGCGGACGCCCGCCGCACGGTCCTCACCGGCCACTCGGCGGGCGGCCACCTCGCCCTGTGGGCGGCGGCCCGGCACGTCCTGCCCGCCGACGCCCCCTGGCGCACCGCCCGCCCCGTCCCGCTGCGGGGCGTGGTGGCGCTCGCCCCGATCGCCGACTTCGAGATCGCGGGGAAACTGGACGTCTGCGGCGGCGCGGCCCGCCAACTCCTCGGCGGGGACGAGCGGTTCGGGGAGCGCCGGCCGTACGCCGACCCCGCGCTGCTGCTGCCGACCGGCATCGCCACCACCCTGGTCCAGGGCCGCGACGACCTCGTCGTCCCGGAGGCGGTCGCGGAGGCGTACGCGGACGCGGCGGCCAAGGCGGGCGAGGTCGTGGGCGTGACCCTGCTGGCCGACGTCGGCCACTTCCCGCTGATCGACCCGTCGGCGGACGCGTGCGCGGTGGTGGCGGAGGAGATCGCCCAACTGGCCTGGTGA
- a CDS encoding alpha/beta hydrolase, with protein sequence MAQLRMRGRRPGGHERADRRNRDGRGGGRSGHDRADDRADDRTEGREAGPRASQRAQDPHASHGPRGPRRLRALLALVVIAAVVVPLTAAAARPRIPAPAPAVLPPVTAATLERAYAANRADAALASRMAAAHGDRHRASADRSLASPSRRLLSFDGRGSGRVTEVLGDLAHAERVAVLVPGSDTSLDTYERFHAGAAALRQRLDRRPGDGARTAVVAWLGYSTPGTISATAVTPARAEEAAPGLRDFLRELRTVTAAGVRVSLLCHSYGTVVCARAAAGADASDIVLLGSPGTGVGSAAELRTRARVWAARGADDWVADVPHVSADLFGTTVGFGTDPMTPAFGARVFAAGSGGHSDYFRPGSVALANIARIVLGETSEVTDA encoded by the coding sequence ATGGCGCAGCTTCGCATGCGCGGGCGGCGGCCCGGCGGGCACGAACGGGCGGACCGGCGGAACCGTGACGGGCGTGGGGGCGGACGCAGCGGCCACGACCGGGCGGACGACCGGGCGGACGACCGGACGGAAGGGCGGGAGGCCGGGCCGCGGGCGTCGCAACGGGCGCAGGACCCGCACGCGTCGCACGGACCGCGGGGACCACGTCGGCTGCGGGCCCTGCTCGCCCTCGTCGTCATCGCCGCCGTGGTCGTCCCCCTCACGGCGGCCGCGGCCCGGCCGCGCATCCCGGCCCCCGCGCCCGCCGTCCTCCCCCCGGTGACGGCGGCGACGCTGGAGCGGGCGTACGCCGCGAACCGGGCCGACGCGGCTCTGGCATCGCGGATGGCCGCCGCGCACGGGGACCGCCACCGGGCGTCCGCCGACCGCTCCCTCGCCTCCCCCTCCCGCCGCCTGCTCTCCTTCGACGGCCGCGGTTCCGGCCGGGTGACCGAGGTGCTCGGCGACCTGGCGCACGCCGAACGCGTCGCCGTCCTCGTCCCGGGTTCCGACACCTCGCTGGACACCTACGAACGCTTCCACGCGGGAGCGGCCGCGCTGCGGCAGCGGCTCGACCGGCGGCCCGGCGACGGCGCGCGTACGGCGGTGGTGGCCTGGCTCGGCTACTCCACGCCCGGCACGATCAGCGCGACGGCCGTCACCCCGGCCCGCGCCGAGGAAGCGGCTCCCGGCCTGCGGGACTTCCTGCGCGAGCTGCGCACGGTGACGGCGGCGGGCGTGCGTGTCAGCCTGCTGTGCCACTCCTACGGCACGGTCGTGTGCGCCCGGGCCGCCGCCGGTGCGGACGCGAGCGACATCGTCCTGCTGGGCAGCCCGGGCACCGGAGTGGGCTCGGCGGCGGAACTGCGCACCCGCGCGCGGGTCTGGGCGGCCCGCGGCGCCGACGACTGGGTGGCGGACGTCCCGCACGTCAGCGCCGACCTGTTCGGCACGACGGTCGGCTTCGGCACCGACCCGATGACCCCCGCGTTCGGCGCGCGCGTCTTCGCGGCGGGCTCCGGCGGCCACAGCGACTACTTCCGGCCCGGCTCGGTCGCGCTGGCCAACATCGCGCGGATCGTCCTCGGCGAGACCTCGGAGGTCACGGATGCGTGA
- a CDS encoding acyltransferase family protein, protein MRETRGCRQDLRSQEGRDLRGPRGKQGGPAVVRRLRLAAARVDAATPPRRDRAVDALRALAIAGVVLGHWLVTALVADGGALRAASPLGSMPWLAPVSWMFQTLAVFFMVGGHSATRSLASARARGVPYGAWLAARLYRLFVPVSALLAVWAVTAAGLLLGGASFVTVHTVVKLALSPLWFLLVFAVLTAATPWLVRLSPLWPLTVVLHVDLVRFGLGGPSWLSWVNLAAGWLVPYTLGAAWTRGELERARAGWALFLGGAAVAAVLVGWAGYPASMVGVPGAAVSNLDPPTLAAVAFGLAQCGLALLLRGRLRRAMARPVLWAAVAVLNLSAMTVFLWHQTAMMATTATALFAGRLPGLHTLPDGLGWVAWRLVWLPVFFAALGVCRAAFHSFELGPRRGARRGPRQGARRGSRVVRVHRGRPDPAGVNEARNA, encoded by the coding sequence ATGCGTGAGACACGCGGGTGCCGACAGGACCTCCGCAGCCAGGAGGGGCGGGACCTGCGGGGTCCGCGGGGCAAGCAGGGCGGGCCGGCCGTGGTGCGCCGGCTGCGGCTCGCGGCGGCCCGGGTCGACGCGGCCACGCCGCCCAGGCGGGACCGGGCCGTGGACGCGCTGCGCGCCCTGGCGATCGCCGGTGTGGTGCTCGGCCACTGGCTGGTGACGGCGCTCGTGGCCGACGGCGGCGCCCTGCGTGCCGCGAGCCCGCTGGGATCCATGCCCTGGCTGGCGCCGGTGTCGTGGATGTTCCAGACGCTGGCGGTGTTCTTCATGGTGGGCGGCCACTCGGCGACCAGGAGCCTCGCCTCGGCGCGGGCGCGGGGCGTGCCCTACGGCGCGTGGCTGGCCGCCAGGCTGTACCGCCTGTTCGTCCCGGTGTCGGCGCTGCTGGCGGTGTGGGCGGTGACGGCGGCCGGACTGCTGCTGGGCGGCGCGTCCTTCGTCACCGTGCACACGGTGGTCAAACTGGCGTTGTCCCCCCTCTGGTTTCTGCTGGTGTTCGCCGTGCTGACGGCCGCGACCCCGTGGCTGGTCCGGCTCAGCCCGCTGTGGCCGCTGACCGTCGTCCTCCATGTGGACCTCGTGCGCTTCGGGCTGGGCGGCCCGTCCTGGCTGAGCTGGGTGAACCTGGCGGCCGGCTGGCTGGTGCCTTACACCCTGGGCGCCGCCTGGACCCGGGGCGAGCTGGAGCGCGCCCGCGCGGGATGGGCGCTGTTCCTCGGCGGGGCGGCGGTGGCGGCGGTGCTCGTCGGGTGGGCCGGCTACCCGGCGTCGATGGTGGGCGTGCCGGGCGCGGCGGTGTCCAACCTCGACCCGCCGACGCTGGCGGCCGTCGCCTTCGGCCTCGCCCAGTGCGGGCTGGCCCTGCTGCTGCGCGGGCGTCTGCGCCGGGCGATGGCGCGTCCGGTGCTCTGGGCGGCCGTGGCCGTCCTCAACCTCTCCGCGATGACGGTCTTCCTGTGGCACCAGACGGCCATGATGGCGACCACCGCGACCGCTCTCTTCGCGGGCCGCCTGCCCGGCCTGCACACCCTTCCCGACGGACTGGGATGGGTGGCCTGGCGGCTGGTGTGGCTGCCGGTGTTCTTCGCCGCGCTGGGGGTGTGCCGGGCGGCCTTCCACTCCTTCGAGCTGGGGCCGCGTCGGGGGGCGCGCCGGGGGCCCCGCCAGGGGGCGCGCCGTGGGTCGCGGGTGGTCCGTGTGCACCGCGGGCGTCCCGATCCGGCGGGAGTGAACGAGGCGCGCAATGCCTAG
- a CDS encoding sensor histidine kinase: MNAEESSRSPERAAPVLAGSRLHRLHRLRRLRWLRLPVYVVVCWTGLGIALATKEQLGRYALGTELAVLVGFTQGAAVVLALWRPVPAWALSLAGVVVAALTARPVLVGHPLPGPPWPWAGAEILAQALVLLLLALRVRPRASFSLLGATALMTWLVEDVIGGAMYTPSGFTAVAVFGAVVLLGTALRGLGEARTQLVEQETITAEERARRTVLEERNRIARELHDVVAHHMSVISIQAQVAPHLVENPSEELKENLAGIRQNALEALGELRRVLGVLRSENPEDPYGLGAPGSGAAPDTPQPTLDRLDALLENTRAAGLDVSAVVRGEAPAYPPGVQLSAYRIVQEALSNALRHAPGSRVRVTLGHHDRGLYLEIANSRPSHPVRPSPGAGHGLLGMRERAAMLGGHVTAHPTLHGGFTVSAFLPRDGVTPDPDSDPDDADDPGTTPEGLELIFPEDDPHGLPALPLTTGDPHGPPALPGGPYPAHDDPGGGEHRPRPST, from the coding sequence GTGAACGCCGAGGAGAGCAGCAGGTCGCCCGAGCGCGCCGCCCCTGTCCTGGCGGGTTCCCGGCTGCACCGGCTGCACCGGCTGCGTAGGCTGCGCTGGCTGCGGCTGCCGGTCTACGTGGTGGTGTGCTGGACGGGCCTCGGCATCGCGCTGGCCACCAAGGAGCAGCTGGGCCGCTACGCCCTCGGCACGGAACTGGCGGTGCTGGTCGGCTTCACGCAGGGCGCGGCCGTGGTCCTGGCCCTGTGGCGGCCGGTGCCGGCGTGGGCGCTGTCCCTGGCCGGGGTCGTCGTCGCGGCACTGACCGCCCGGCCGGTCCTGGTGGGTCACCCGCTGCCGGGGCCGCCCTGGCCGTGGGCCGGCGCGGAGATCCTGGCGCAGGCCCTCGTGCTGCTGTTGCTGGCGCTGCGGGTCCGTCCCCGGGCGTCGTTCTCGCTGCTGGGGGCCACCGCGCTGATGACGTGGCTGGTGGAGGACGTCATCGGCGGAGCGATGTACACCCCCTCCGGCTTCACGGCGGTCGCGGTGTTCGGGGCGGTCGTCCTCCTCGGCACCGCCTTGCGCGGACTCGGCGAGGCCCGGACGCAGCTCGTCGAGCAGGAGACGATCACCGCCGAGGAGAGAGCCCGCCGCACCGTCCTGGAGGAACGCAACCGGATCGCGCGCGAGCTGCACGACGTGGTCGCCCACCACATGTCGGTGATCTCCATCCAGGCCCAGGTGGCGCCCCACCTGGTGGAGAATCCGTCCGAGGAGCTGAAGGAGAACCTCGCCGGCATCCGACAGAACGCCCTGGAGGCCCTGGGCGAACTGCGCCGCGTGCTCGGGGTGCTGCGCTCGGAGAACCCGGAGGATCCCTACGGTCTGGGCGCGCCCGGCTCGGGAGCCGCCCCGGACACCCCCCAGCCCACGCTCGACCGGCTGGACGCCCTGCTGGAGAACACCCGCGCGGCCGGCCTCGACGTGTCCGCCGTCGTCAGGGGCGAGGCGCCGGCGTACCCGCCGGGCGTGCAGTTGTCGGCGTACCGGATCGTCCAGGAGGCGTTGAGCAACGCGCTGCGGCACGCGCCCGGGTCGCGGGTGCGGGTGACGCTCGGCCATCACGACCGGGGTCTGTACCTGGAGATCGCCAACTCCCGCCCGAGTCACCCCGTACGGCCGTCCCCCGGAGCGGGGCACGGTCTGCTCGGCATGCGCGAGCGGGCGGCCATGCTGGGCGGCCATGTCACCGCGCACCCCACCCTGCACGGCGGTTTCACGGTGTCGGCGTTCCTGCCGAGGGACGGAGTGACCCCCGACCCCGACTCCGACCCCGACGACGCCGACGACCCCGGCACCACCCCGGAAGGGCTCGAACTGATCTTCCCGGAGGACGACCCGCACGGTCTGCCCGCCCTGCCCCTGACGACCGGCGACCCGCACGGCCCGCCCGCCCTGCCCGGCGGCCCATACCCAGCCCATGACGACCCGGGCGGCGGGGAGCACCGGCCGCGGCCCTCGACGTGA
- a CDS encoding response regulator transcription factor → MTTGGTIRVLIADDQKMVRQGFTVLLNAHPGIEVIGEAVDGFDAVAKVAELTPDVVLMDIRMPDLGGIDATQRITLDHPHIKVLVLTTFDLDEYVYEALRAGASGFLLKDASADQLAEAVRVVAAGDALLAPGITRKLIAEFSRLDGKPKAPLKERIGALTERETEVLALIAQGLSNAEIAHHLVVAEQTVKTHVGRILVKLGLRDRTQAAVFAYESGLVRPSGY, encoded by the coding sequence ATGACGACCGGCGGCACCATCCGCGTACTGATCGCCGACGACCAGAAGATGGTCCGGCAGGGCTTCACCGTGCTGTTGAACGCGCACCCGGGCATCGAGGTGATCGGGGAGGCGGTGGACGGCTTCGACGCCGTGGCGAAGGTCGCCGAGCTGACCCCCGACGTGGTCCTGATGGACATCCGGATGCCCGACCTCGGGGGCATCGACGCCACGCAGCGCATCACCCTCGACCACCCCCACATCAAGGTGCTCGTGCTGACCACCTTCGACCTCGACGAGTACGTGTACGAGGCGCTGCGGGCCGGCGCGTCCGGCTTCCTGCTCAAGGACGCCTCCGCGGACCAGCTGGCCGAGGCGGTCCGGGTGGTGGCCGCCGGGGACGCGCTGCTGGCGCCGGGCATCACCCGCAAGCTGATCGCCGAGTTCTCCCGCCTCGACGGCAAGCCCAAGGCGCCGCTCAAGGAGCGGATCGGCGCTCTCACCGAGCGCGAGACGGAGGTGCTCGCCCTCATCGCGCAGGGCCTGTCCAACGCGGAGATCGCGCACCACCTCGTCGTCGCCGAGCAGACCGTGAAGACGCACGTGGGCCGCATCCTGGTGAAACTGGGCCTGCGCGACCGCACCCAGGCCGCGGTGTTCGCCTACGAGTCGGGCCTGGTCAGACCGTCCGGGTACTGA
- a CDS encoding sensor histidine kinase, translated as MTETTQTHSLHPDGPDGPGDSYEPIRPRSPEFRAAAEALRGLRQDLFDDAFAYRPLPRKEPVGRFLRRLKGRKREYAAWSRHATVGAAGALAMLIGWGGQGNVVGLATGLLALIPVLVTLVRPVGAFWLSLAATTITAVIGTSYSSWPWLPSSFTAHLIVLTVVAIRTRPRTAAWMWLLTAAYGFVAETVFSWDHYYTNIAPMLVFSAILLLAVTVWHIRRQAREEVTAQQTVTAHERSRRTLLEERTTIARELHDVVAHHMSVVAIQAEAAPYRVDNPPPELEKAFVTIRENAVAALTELRRVLGVVRAEDYEVPDAPQPTLAELDGLLANVRETGLRVEKTVTGAVRELPQGVELSAYRIVQEALSNTLRHAPGASARVEIGYVLGGLGLRIVNGAPPNPTLIKPSPGAGHGVTGMRERVTMLNGEMTAEPTPAGGYEVTVFLPVPAQNESGT; from the coding sequence GTGACCGAGACTACGCAGACGCACTCCCTGCACCCGGACGGCCCGGACGGCCCGGGTGACTCTTACGAGCCCATCCGGCCGCGCAGCCCCGAGTTCCGGGCGGCCGCGGAAGCCCTGCGCGGCCTGCGGCAGGACCTGTTCGACGACGCCTTCGCCTACCGCCCGCTGCCCCGCAAGGAGCCGGTGGGCCGGTTCCTGCGCAGGCTGAAGGGCCGCAAGCGGGAGTACGCGGCCTGGTCCCGGCACGCGACGGTCGGGGCGGCCGGCGCTCTGGCCATGCTGATCGGCTGGGGCGGCCAGGGCAACGTCGTGGGACTGGCGACCGGCCTGCTCGCGCTGATCCCGGTGCTGGTCACTCTGGTGCGACCCGTGGGGGCGTTCTGGCTGTCGCTCGCCGCGACCACGATCACCGCGGTGATCGGCACGTCGTACAGCTCGTGGCCCTGGCTGCCGAGCAGCTTCACCGCCCACCTGATCGTCCTGACCGTGGTGGCGATACGCACCCGTCCGCGCACGGCGGCGTGGATGTGGCTGCTGACGGCGGCCTACGGCTTCGTCGCCGAGACCGTCTTCAGCTGGGACCACTACTACACGAACATCGCTCCCATGCTGGTGTTCTCCGCGATCCTGCTCCTCGCCGTCACGGTGTGGCACATCCGCCGGCAGGCCCGTGAGGAGGTCACCGCCCAGCAGACGGTGACCGCGCACGAGCGTTCGCGGCGCACCCTGCTGGAGGAGCGGACCACGATCGCGCGCGAGCTGCACGACGTCGTCGCGCACCACATGTCGGTGGTCGCGATCCAGGCGGAGGCCGCTCCCTACCGGGTGGACAACCCGCCGCCGGAGCTGGAGAAGGCGTTCGTCACGATCCGGGAGAACGCGGTGGCGGCCCTGACGGAGCTGCGCCGGGTCCTGGGCGTGGTGCGCGCCGAGGACTACGAGGTCCCCGACGCCCCGCAGCCCACGCTCGCCGAACTGGACGGACTCCTCGCCAACGTGCGGGAGACGGGTCTGCGGGTGGAGAAGACGGTCACCGGAGCGGTGCGCGAGCTGCCTCAGGGCGTGGAGCTGTCGGCGTACCGGATCGTCCAGGAGGCGCTGAGCAACACCCTGCGCCATGCGCCCGGCGCGAGCGCCCGCGTGGAGATCGGCTATGTGCTGGGCGGCCTGGGGCTGCGCATAGTGAACGGGGCCCCGCCGAACCCGACGCTGATCAAGCCCTCGCCGGGAGCCGGCCACGGCGTCACGGGGATGCGGGAGCGGGTCACGATGCTGAACGGTGAGATGACGGCTGAGCCGACGCCGGCCGGCGGCTACGAGGTGACGGTGTTCCTGCCGGTGCCCGCCCAGAACGAGAGTGGAACATGA
- a CDS encoding response regulator transcription factor yields MTIRVLVADDQMMVREGFSVLLNAMPDIEVVGEAVNGREAVERVRELAPDVVLMDIRMPELNGIEATREIVAADGSAKVLVLTTFDLDEYVYQALRAGASGFLLKDASARQLADGVRVVASGEALLAPSVTRRLITEFSKLSDTPRLSATAQAAYGDLTERETEVLVLIAQGLSNAEIAGRLVVAESTIKTHVSRILVKLGLRDRTQAAVFAYEARLVTPG; encoded by the coding sequence ATGACGATCCGAGTGCTGGTCGCCGACGACCAGATGATGGTGCGCGAGGGCTTCTCGGTGCTGCTGAACGCGATGCCGGACATCGAGGTGGTGGGCGAGGCGGTCAACGGCCGCGAGGCGGTGGAACGGGTGCGGGAGCTGGCCCCCGACGTGGTCCTGATGGACATCCGCATGCCGGAGCTGAACGGCATCGAGGCGACACGGGAGATCGTGGCGGCGGACGGCTCGGCGAAGGTCCTGGTGCTGACCACCTTCGACCTGGACGAGTACGTCTACCAGGCGCTGCGCGCGGGGGCCTCGGGCTTCCTGCTGAAGGACGCCTCGGCCCGCCAGCTGGCCGACGGGGTGCGGGTGGTGGCGTCGGGGGAAGCCCTGCTGGCCCCGTCCGTCACCAGGCGGCTGATCACGGAGTTCTCGAAGCTCTCCGACACCCCGAGGCTGTCCGCGACGGCCCAGGCGGCCTACGGAGACCTCACCGAACGGGAGACGGAGGTTCTGGTCCTGATCGCCCAGGGGCTGTCCAACGCGGAGATAGCCGGGCGGCTGGTGGTGGCGGAGTCGACCATCAAGACCCACGTGAGCAGGATCCTGGTGAAACTGGGCCTGCGCGACCGCACCCAGGCGGCGGTGTTCGCCTACGAGGCGAGACTGGTCACCCCGGGCTGA
- a CDS encoding cytochrome P450, with protein MAAVDDLSFDPWDPAFVADPYPAYAELRERGRVIYFEPTNQWLVPRHADVSALLRDRRLGRTYQHRFTHEDFGRTAPPTEQEPFHTLNDHGMLDLEPPDHTRIRRLVSKAFTPRTVEGLKPYVRRLAAELVDGLVRQGGGDLLLDVAEPLPVAVIAEMLGIPESDRAPLRPWSADICGMYELNPPQETAERAVRASVEFSDYLRELIAARRKEPGEDLMSGLIAAHDEGDRLTEQELISTAVLLLNAGHEATVNATVNGWWTLLRHPEQLAALRADHSLVPSAVEELMRFDTPLQLFERWVLDDIEIDGTVVPRGAEVAMLFGSANHDPAVFAEPERLDLARADNPHISFSAGIHYCIGAPLARIELAASMTALLERAPTLALAAEPRRKPNFVIRGLEGLPVTV; from the coding sequence ATGGCAGCAGTCGACGACCTCTCCTTCGATCCCTGGGACCCGGCGTTCGTGGCGGACCCGTATCCCGCCTATGCCGAGCTGCGGGAGCGGGGGCGGGTGATCTACTTCGAGCCGACGAACCAGTGGCTGGTGCCCCGGCACGCGGACGTCTCGGCGCTGTTGCGGGACCGTCGGCTGGGGCGGACGTATCAGCACCGGTTCACACACGAGGACTTCGGGCGCACGGCGCCGCCGACCGAGCAGGAACCGTTCCACACGCTGAACGACCACGGCATGCTCGACCTGGAACCGCCGGACCACACCCGGATCCGCCGGCTGGTGTCGAAGGCGTTCACCCCGCGCACCGTGGAGGGGCTGAAGCCGTATGTGCGGCGGCTGGCCGCGGAGCTGGTGGACGGGCTGGTGCGGCAGGGCGGCGGTGATCTGCTGCTCGACGTCGCCGAGCCGCTGCCCGTCGCGGTGATCGCGGAGATGCTCGGAATTCCGGAGTCGGACCGGGCGCCGCTGAGGCCCTGGTCGGCGGACATCTGCGGGATGTACGAGCTGAACCCGCCGCAGGAGACGGCGGAGAGGGCCGTGCGGGCCTCCGTCGAGTTCTCCGACTACCTGCGGGAGCTGATCGCCGCCCGGCGCAAGGAGCCGGGGGAGGACCTGATGTCGGGTCTGATCGCCGCGCACGACGAGGGCGACCGGCTGACCGAGCAGGAGCTGATCTCGACGGCCGTGCTGCTGCTGAACGCCGGTCACGAGGCGACCGTCAACGCCACGGTGAACGGCTGGTGGACGCTGCTGCGGCACCCGGAGCAGCTGGCGGCGCTGCGGGCGGACCACTCGCTCGTCCCCTCCGCGGTGGAGGAGCTGATGCGGTTCGACACCCCGCTCCAGCTGTTCGAGCGGTGGGTGCTGGACGACATCGAGATCGACGGGACGGTCGTGCCGCGGGGGGCCGAGGTCGCGATGCTCTTCGGTTCGGCGAACCATGATCCCGCGGTCTTCGCCGAGCCCGAGCGGCTCGACCTCGCCCGCGCCGACAACCCGCACATCTCCTTCAGCGCGGGCATCCACTACTGCATCGGCGCGCCCCTGGCCCGCATCGAGCTGGCGGCCTCCATGACGGCCCTGCTGGAGCGGGCCCCGACGCTGGCTCTGGCGGCGGAGCCGCGGCGCAAGCCGAACTTCGTGATCCGGGGTCTGGAGGGCCTACCCGTCACCGTCTGA